One window of Amaranthus tricolor cultivar Red isolate AtriRed21 chromosome 11, ASM2621246v1, whole genome shotgun sequence genomic DNA carries:
- the LOC130827239 gene encoding uncharacterized protein LOC130827239: protein MKRVILRNILFFTRNFTSSPTISNRIPIRRNLLPPISRSYSPRFFSSENDSSDQSSKSTLPDEVEDVSNEELKKRIEQYFKGDEEAFSSVYEAILKRKLSGKHELTDDELLEELRFSPIDGIRDEDFEEDFEEAHETDEDIPNLCNAENYVVNSLLEDEFFSMDEKKWGSIVQEASKFGLARDMKECEEILEDMRDWDKLLPDDIKRKVKAKFDELGDKCERQELEPEEAYQHFKEFEDQIVADYLKKTEQEPKSDEATEPVEKMSDDPPGKGPILRWQSRVVMCLGGDAWHPKNRKVKLSVTVKELGLSKYQFRRLREIVGKRYHPGKDELTITSERFEHREENRKDCLKTLLKIIEEAGKATALVDEARTSYVKQRLKANPAFMARLLAKTKQTPVAAIST, encoded by the exons ATGAAAAGAGTAATTCtcagaaatattttgttcttcacTCGCAATTTTACATCATCCCCTACCATTTCCAATCGAATTCCTATTCGTCGAAATCTGTTACCTCCGATTTCTCGTTCATACTCTCCCAGATTCTTCTCCTCTGAAAATGATTCTTCTGATCAAAGCTCTAAATCTACTCTTCCTGATGAGGTTGAGGATGTCAGCAATGAAG AGTTGAAAAAGAGGATAGAACAGTACTTCAAGGGTGATGAAGAGGCATTCTCCTCTGTCTATGAAGCCATACTCAAAAGGAAGTTATCAGGGAAGCACGAGCTTACTGATGATGAGCTGTTGGAAGAATTGCGTTTTTCTCCAATTGATGGTATACGTGATGAAGATTTCGAGGAAGATTTTGAGGAGGCGCATGAAACTGATGAAGATATTCCGAATTTGTGTAACGCCGAGAATTATGTTGTGAATAGCTTACTAGAGGATGAGTTCTTTAGCATGGATGAGAAAAAATGGGGTTCCATTGTTCAGGAAGCAAGTAAATTTGGGCTTGCAAGGGACATGAAGGAGTGTGAAGAGATTTTAGAGGATATGCGCGATTGGGATAAGCTCCTCCCAG ATGACATTAAGCGAAAGGTTAAAGCAAAGTTTGATGAATTAGGAGATAAATGTGAAAGACAGGAGCTTGAACCAGAGGAAGCATATCAGCACTTCAAGGAATTTGAGGATCAGATTGTGGCTGATTATTTGAAGAAGACAGAGCAAGAACCAAAGTCAGATGAGGCGACTGAGCCTGTAGAGAAGATGTCTGATGATCCACCTGGTAAGGGTCCAATACTCAGATGGCAATCACGGGTGGTAATGTGTCTAGGAGGTGATGCATGGCATCCCAAAAATAGAAAGGTGAAATTATCGGTGACTGTTAAAGAGCTTGGACTTTCAAAATATCAATTTCGTCGACTGCGGGAAATAGTAGGGAAAAGGTATCATCCTGGAAAAGATGAGCTAACAATCACAAGTGAGAG GTTTGAACACCGTGAAGAGAATCGAAAGGATTGCTTGAAAACCCTGCTTAAAATCATCGAGGAGGCTGGTAAAGCTACTGCATTGGTAGATGAGGCCCGAACATCTTACGTCAAACAAAGGCTTAAAGCAAACCCAGCATTCATGGCAAGGTTGCTTGCTAAGACGAAGCAGACCCCAGTTGCTGCTATTTCTACATGA
- the LOC130827597 gene encoding thylakoid lumenal 15.0 kDa protein 2, chloroplastic, which produces MAVRHLPWPVNVGTPTKLAVQMTTTMPNLKLTRFKNWVTEFGSKSMKLALSSSLLLALSFNVEHAEAKMGVNKPELLPKEYTAVIDVAGFLSAGQEKRLADEIADLEKDTGFKLRILAQNYPDTPGLAIKDFWNVDDRTIVFVADPTFGNILNFNVGEQVDLDIPRSFWSRLAGKYGNIFYWKEKGEDASIEAAVNAIAYCLREPVGPSNCSEIR; this is translated from the exons ATGGCGGTGCGCCATCTTCCATGGCCTGTTAATGTCGGAACACCCACTAAACTTGCTGTTCAAATGACCACTACAATGCCCAATTTAAAACTTACCCGTTTTAAGAATTGGGTCACTGAATTTGGGTCCAAGTCTATGAAATTGGCTCTCTCAAGCTCTCTCCTTCTCGCCCTTTCTTTTAATG TTGAGCATGCTGAAGCGAAAATGGGCGTTAACAAGCCTGAACTGCTTCCTAAGGAGTATACTGCTGTTATTGATGTTGCCGGCTTCCTCTCCGCTGGACAG GAAAAAAGACTTGCAGATGAGATTGCTGACCTTGAGAAAGATACAGGATTCAAGTTAAGGATCTTAGCACAGAATTACCCTGATACACCTG GATTGGCAATCAAAGATTTCTGGAATGTGGATGATCGAACGATCGTATTTGTTGCTGATCCTACATTTG GGAATATATTGAACTTTAATGTGGGAGAACAAGTTGATCTTGATATTCCGCGTAGTTTTTGGAGTCGTTTGGCTGGGAAATATGGAAATATATTTTACTGGAAAGAAAAG GGAGAAGATGCATCTATTGAAGCAGCTGTTAATGCCATAGCATATTGCTTAAGGGAACCTGTTGGTCCAAGTAATTGCTCAGAGATTAGATaa